Proteins encoded in a region of the Mixophyes fleayi isolate aMixFle1 chromosome 5, aMixFle1.hap1, whole genome shotgun sequence genome:
- the ID4 gene encoding DNA-binding protein inhibitor ID-4 gives MKAVSPVRPHSRKAPVPGVCGELALHCLSEHSLGVTRYKMEEEESLCLQYDMNDCYSRLKRLVPTIPQNKKVSKVEILQHVIDYILDLQLALDTHPVLLRQQVPPRTPLTDLNNDPAASVVNNQSDSIMCR, from the exons ATGAAAGCTGTGAGCCCAGTGCGTCCCCATAGTCGGAAAGCCCCTGTGCCGGGCGTGTGTGGGGAGCTGGCGCTGCATTGCCTCTCTGAGCATAGCCTTGGTGTAACTCGTTACAAGATGGAAGAAGAGGAGTCCTTGTGTCTGCAATATGACATGAATGACTGTTACAGCCGTTTGAAAAGGCTGGTGCCTACCATTCCCCAGAACAAGAAAGTCAGCAAAGTGGAGATTCTGCAGCATGTTATTGACTACATACTTGACCTGCAGCTAGCGCTGGACACACACCCTGTGTTGCTGAGACAGCAAGTGCCTCCAAGGACCCCACTAACGGACCTCAATAATGACCCG GCTGCATCAGTTGTGAACAATCAAAGCGATAGTATAATGTGTCGCTAG